In the Setaria italica strain Yugu1 chromosome VI, Setaria_italica_v2.0, whole genome shotgun sequence genome, one interval contains:
- the LOC101780585 gene encoding pre-mRNA cleavage factor Im 25 kDa subunit 1, with product MGLEMEAAAAPAPAAAGEQGLEIYPLSRYYFGAKDAAGAPRGVETAADRALRLKANFAAHGLRTSVHGVLLVELFGHPHVLLLQVRNSSFVLPGGRLRPGEEELQGLKRKLSSKLSILDESEGDAEDEDEDDWQVGECIGMWWRSEFEAIPFPYMPPNFRMPKECIKLFLIRLPMSRQFIVPRNMKLLAVPLSQIHNNAQVYGPVISGIPNLLSKFALNVISD from the exons ATGGGGCTcgagatggaggcggcggctgctcctgcgcctgcggcggcgggggagcagGGGCTGGAGATATACCCGCTCAGCCGCTACTACTTCGGCGCcaaggacgccgccggcgcgccccgCGGCGTGGAGACGGCCGCCGACCGCGCGCTCCGGCTCAAGGCCAA CTTCGCCGCCCACGGGCTCCGCACCAGCGTCCATGGCGTCCTCCTG GTGGAGCTGTTCGGTCACCCGcacgtgctgctgctgcaggtccGGAACTCCTCCTTCGTGCTCCCCGGAGGCCGCCTCAGGCCCGGCGAGGAAG AGCTCCAAGGGCTCAAGCGCAAACTCTCAAGCAAGCTGTCCATCCTTGATGAAAGCGAAGGCGATgctgaggatgaggatgaggatgactGGCAG GTTGGGGAGTGCATTGGGATGTGGTGGAGATCTGAATTTGAGGCCATCCCGTTTCCATACATGCCACCAAACTTCCGCATGCCAAAG GAATGCATCAAGCTGTTCCTGATCAGGCTGCCGATGTCCCGGCAGTTCATCGTGCCCAGGAACATGAAGCTGCTGGCCGTGCCTCTGTCCCAGATTCATAACAACGCTCAG GTTTATGGTCCGGTCATATCTGGGATTCCAAATCTACTGTCCAAGTTCGCGTTGAACGTTATCAGTGACTGA